From the Butyrivibrio fibrisolvens genome, one window contains:
- a CDS encoding LIC_10190 family membrane protein — MLITAINWLYVIFTTYFAGYGFHHLMTGISFLQHSVPQRRNAALRTAPYEVKFRENYLITGIVLVSIYSQFVSIWHGVGCAANIILFVMSLVVCVYAIREMFYKILSYGLGRNISMNQIIIYIVIFLIVAYCTSHGIEHYDTGLYHAQAIHWNEAYGAVKGLGNFNQRLAYNSAVYPLSALYSFAWAGGVSMHTMAGYFVLLLSWKCVDIIQVKRRGYFTLPDAVRLIAIYYIFTILDEIVSPASDYFVMCMVLYILISWLDLDRDREKRFYPYAMLCILVVYAVTLKLSAAPLLLLAIKPIWKIMHAKLISRPKAIWYFIGLGLFVAIPFFIRNMIISGWLVYPVTAIDLFSFAWKIPKGTAQYDAHEIAVYGRGYTDAGLYNISIWDWFPGWFKALSAFNKAMLIADAVFLAGLLVFAAIYLVMQIRSGGITFEFSFRKSNGKRRRRKGQKLGNKSGIKPFKKGKKSLFDNAGKVVLMARHRTVSFKDFIFIDTIAYVALAFFILSSPLVRYGALYIWLPAVLMTGKLVTLLFYQRGAEKRLMPVVIAFIAVFIGYKSIRLVMYEIPRFKPYYLLTQQDYMTYELESYEIDGYTFYYPVTGDQTGYAPFPSAPTRADVKLMGDDIKDGFLRNK; from the coding sequence ATGTTGATCACAGCTATTAACTGGCTTTATGTGATTTTTACAACTTATTTTGCGGGATATGGTTTTCACCATTTGATGACCGGCATTTCTTTTCTGCAACATTCTGTGCCGCAGAGAAGGAATGCCGCTTTGCGTACAGCACCCTATGAAGTGAAGTTTCGTGAGAACTATCTGATAACAGGTATAGTACTTGTATCTATTTATTCCCAGTTTGTAAGTATATGGCATGGAGTAGGATGTGCCGCTAATATCATACTTTTTGTAATGTCCCTGGTAGTGTGTGTATATGCCATTCGGGAGATGTTCTATAAGATACTTTCATACGGTCTTGGAAGAAACATCAGTATGAACCAGATAATTATCTATATTGTGATCTTTCTGATCGTAGCCTACTGTACTTCTCATGGAATAGAGCATTATGATACAGGCTTGTATCATGCTCAGGCTATACACTGGAATGAAGCATATGGTGCAGTAAAAGGTCTTGGTAACTTCAACCAAAGACTTGCCTATAACAGTGCAGTGTACCCCTTGTCTGCATTATATAGCTTTGCATGGGCAGGTGGAGTGTCTATGCATACAATGGCAGGATACTTCGTGCTCCTTTTGTCATGGAAGTGCGTAGATATAATACAGGTTAAAAGAAGAGGTTATTTTACACTTCCGGATGCTGTAAGACTTATAGCTATCTACTATATATTCACAATACTTGATGAGATAGTATCACCTGCATCGGACTATTTTGTCATGTGTATGGTACTGTATATACTCATATCTTGGCTTGATCTTGACAGAGACAGAGAGAAGAGATTCTATCCATATGCCATGTTATGTATACTTGTAGTATATGCAGTTACTTTGAAACTGTCAGCAGCGCCTCTTTTGTTACTTGCAATAAAGCCTATATGGAAGATCATGCATGCAAAGCTTATCAGTAGACCCAAGGCAATCTGGTATTTTATAGGGCTTGGACTTTTTGTGGCTATACCTTTTTTTATCAGAAATATGATCATATCAGGCTGGCTGGTATATCCTGTTACAGCTATTGATCTGTTTAGCTTTGCCTGGAAGATTCCAAAGGGAACAGCGCAGTATGATGCTCATGAGATAGCTGTCTACGGACGAGGATATACGGATGCCGGACTTTATAACATCAGCATTTGGGACTGGTTCCCAGGCTGGTTTAAAGCCCTTTCTGCTTTTAACAAGGCTATGCTTATAGCAGACGCTGTATTTCTGGCCGGACTTCTTGTATTCGCTGCCATCTACCTGGTCATGCAGATAAGAAGTGGAGGGATCACTTTTGAATTCTCTTTTAGAAAGAGCAATGGAAAAAGAAGGAGAAGAAAAGGTCAAAAGCTAGGTAATAAATCCGGTATCAAGCCTTTTAAAAAGGGGAAGAAGAGCCTTTTTGACAATGCCGGAAAAGTTGTCCTTATGGCAAGGCACAGAACAGTCTCGTTTAAAGATTTTATATTTATAGATACTATCGCTTATGTCGCACTTGCATTTTTTATACTCTCATCTCCGCTTGTAAGATACGGAGCGCTGTACATATGGCTTCCAGCTGTACTTATGACAGGTAAGCTTGTTACACTTTTGTTCTATCAAAGAGGTGCAGAGAAAAGGCTTATGCCGGTGGTCATCGCCTTTATAGCTGTATTTATAGGTTATAAATCCATACGACTTGTGATGTATGAGATTCCAAGATTTAAGCCATACTACCTGCTAACACAGCAGGACTATATGACCTATGAACTTGAGTCTTACGAGATAGATGGATACACCTTCTATTATCCTGTAACAGGTGATCAGACAGGTTATGCGCCCTTCCCTTCAGCTCCCACCAGAGCAGATGTCAAGCTCATGGGAGATGATATAAAGGACGGCTTTTTGAGAAATAAGTGA
- the rfbD gene encoding dTDP-4-dehydrorhamnose reductase, which translates to MKKIIVTGCNGQLGRQIGKEIGDEFELVNTDVCEGDGIRSLDITNVDSVIALAREVKPYAIVNCAAYTAVDAQEKDWDLSYKINAIGPRNLAIAATETGAKLVHISTDYVFAGNGTRPYTEFDQTGPVSAYGTTKLAGEKFVEQFAEHFFTIRTAWLYGDGKNFVKTMLRLSENHDEVSVVDDQVGSPTSTVELAKAIHYLLPTDNYGLFHGTCEGSCSWADFTDEIFRLAGKNTKVNHVSTSKYMEMNPNSAPRPAYSILENYMFKLTSDFMFADWHDAIAEYIKNI; encoded by the coding sequence TTGAAAAAGATAATTGTTACAGGATGTAATGGTCAGCTTGGAAGACAGATAGGCAAAGAGATCGGAGATGAATTCGAACTTGTAAATACAGATGTATGTGAAGGCGACGGTATCCGCAGCCTTGATATCACTAATGTTGACAGTGTTATAGCACTTGCAAGAGAAGTTAAACCATATGCTATAGTCAACTGCGCAGCTTATACAGCAGTAGATGCTCAGGAGAAAGACTGGGATCTGTCCTATAAGATCAATGCAATAGGTCCTAGAAACCTTGCAATAGCAGCTACCGAGACAGGTGCTAAGCTTGTCCATATCTCTACAGATTATGTTTTTGCAGGCAACGGAACAAGACCTTATACAGAGTTTGACCAGACAGGCCCTGTTAGTGCATATGGAACTACCAAGCTTGCCGGAGAGAAATTTGTAGAGCAGTTCGCAGAGCATTTTTTTACTATCAGAACAGCTTGGCTTTATGGCGATGGCAAGAACTTTGTCAAGACTATGCTCAGACTTTCTGAAAATCATGATGAAGTATCAGTTGTAGATGATCAGGTAGGAAGTCCTACAAGTACTGTAGAGCTTGCCAAGGCTATTCACTATCTCCTTCCTACAGATAACTATGGTTTGTTCCACGGTACTTGCGAAGGATCCTGTAGCTGGGCTGACTTTACAGATGAGATATTCCGTCTTGCAGGTAAGAATACCAAAGTTAATCATGTATCAACAAGCAAGTACATGGAGATGAATCCAAACTCAGCTCCTCGTCCTGCGTATTCAATACTTGAGAACTATATGTTCAAGCTTACAAGCGATTTTATGTTTGCAGACTGGCATGATGCTATTGCAGAGTATATTAAGAATATCTGA
- a CDS encoding YbbR-like domain-containing protein, with protein sequence MKFLRGLCSNWGLKIASVLFAAVMWFLVTNINDPVSTERFNNISVTFRNTSVITDAGEVYEVLDNSDVISSVTVRAPRSVIENFSKDNIVAVADFEKMTDDSTVPIEITITKDSGKIDSVIPSSSEVALSIENLATSTLALGATTSGTVSDGYIVSSVSTDQNQVRISGPQSVIDRVDKASVDVDVTGFTSNIGTDVAIKLYDADGNVINDSAISMNITAVRVNVTILAVKTVPINYHTIGEPADGFMLTGDITSTPETVVIAGKSSVLSDVNSITVTDALDVTGLTSDLQTTVNIADYLPSGISLGDSDFNGICTVVVDIIPQSKRTVTIDAGSVTYDNVPENYKIVLGNGSDDASFTVEIEGLDETISNVSAADLNATIDLSQLTAGLSEGESLESGTYTVTVSFTPPDGVEIDGTVRVTITATAPQQKEDKEDN encoded by the coding sequence ATGAAATTCTTAAGAGGACTTTGCTCTAACTGGGGACTTAAGATTGCATCAGTTCTCTTTGCGGCAGTTATGTGGTTCCTTGTTACCAATATAAATGATCCTGTTTCGACAGAGAGATTCAACAACATATCTGTCACTTTCAGGAATACAAGTGTGATCACAGATGCTGGTGAAGTGTACGAGGTACTTGATAATTCTGATGTTATCAGTTCTGTTACAGTAAGGGCACCTAGATCGGTTATTGAGAATTTTTCTAAAGATAATATTGTTGCGGTAGCTGATTTTGAGAAGATGACAGATGATAGTACTGTACCGATCGAGATCACTATAACCAAGGATTCGGGCAAGATCGACTCTGTTATACCAAGCAGCTCTGAAGTAGCGTTGTCTATCGAGAATCTTGCAACAAGTACTCTTGCACTGGGAGCTACAACTTCCGGAACAGTCAGCGATGGCTATATTGTAAGCTCTGTATCTACAGATCAGAACCAGGTACGTATAAGCGGACCACAGTCTGTAATAGACAGAGTAGATAAGGCTTCTGTTGATGTTGATGTTACGGGATTTACTTCCAATATCGGAACAGATGTAGCTATAAAGCTGTATGATGCAGACGGCAATGTGATAAACGATTCTGCTATATCAATGAATATCACAGCTGTCAGAGTTAATGTTACTATCCTTGCGGTCAAGACTGTACCTATCAATTATCATACGATAGGAGAACCTGCAGATGGATTCATGCTCACAGGTGATATAACAAGTACGCCTGAGACGGTTGTTATAGCCGGTAAGTCATCAGTTCTTTCTGATGTTAACAGTATTACTGTTACGGATGCACTTGATGTAACGGGTCTTACTTCTGATCTTCAGACGACTGTTAATATAGCGGATTACCTGCCAAGCGGAATATCACTGGGTGATTCGGATTTCAACGGAATATGTACAGTTGTAGTTGATATAATTCCGCAGTCCAAGAGGACAGTCACTATTGATGCCGGAAGCGTAACGTATGATAATGTTCCCGAGAATTATAAGATTGTTCTTGGTAACGGGTCAGATGATGCAAGCTTCACAGTTGAGATTGAAGGTCTTGATGAGACAATCAGTAATGTATCAGCTGCTGATCTTAATGCTACTATAGATCTAAGTCAGCTTACGGCAGGGCTTTCTGAAGGTGAGAGCCTTGAATCCGGCACATATACAGTCACAGTTAGCTTTACACCACCCGATGGTGTAGAGATAGATGGAACAGTTCGTGTTACTATCACAGCAACTGCTCCGCAGCAGAAAGAAGACAAAGAAGATAATTAG
- the cdaA gene encoding diadenylate cyclase CdaA, with protein sequence MPDIRGTDIVEILIIAFLVYHMLVWMRNTRIWSLMKGIVVIVIFIIIAALFNMNTILWIVQNVLSIAVIAVVVVLQPELRRALEQLGRKNFLSGIFPFDISGGEGRFSDRTIDEIARACVEMAKVRTGALIVIEQEHSLAEYEQTGIEVDAIVTSQLLINIFEHNTPLHDGAVIVRGNRITAATCYLPLSDNMNIGKELGTRHRAGVGVSEVTDSLTIIVSEETGKISVAYGGVLDRSLDSEKLKDRLRKIQNKTEEEHKHRPVFRGRAKAE encoded by the coding sequence ATGCCGGATATCAGAGGGACGGATATTGTTGAGATTCTGATAATTGCCTTTCTTGTATATCATATGCTGGTCTGGATGCGTAATACCAGAATATGGTCACTGATGAAGGGCATCGTTGTCATAGTAATCTTTATCATCATTGCCGCTCTCTTTAATATGAATACAATTCTGTGGATAGTACAGAATGTCCTTAGTATTGCGGTTATAGCTGTAGTAGTAGTTCTCCAGCCTGAGCTTAGAAGAGCGCTGGAACAGCTGGGACGAAAGAATTTCCTTTCCGGGATATTCCCCTTTGACATAAGCGGAGGTGAAGGTCGATTCTCAGACAGGACTATTGATGAGATAGCAAGAGCCTGTGTTGAGATGGCCAAAGTCAGAACCGGTGCACTTATAGTCATCGAACAGGAGCACTCTCTTGCAGAGTATGAACAGACCGGAATTGAGGTTGATGCTATAGTTACAAGTCAGCTTCTTATCAATATATTTGAGCATAATACACCACTTCATGATGGCGCGGTAATAGTAAGAGGCAACAGGATCACAGCCGCAACCTGCTATCTTCCGCTTTCGGACAACATGAATATAGGTAAAGAGCTCGGAACAAGGCACAGAGCCGGTGTTGGTGTTTCAGAAGTAACTGATTCACTTACCATAATCGTTTCAGAAGAAACAGGTAAGATATCGGTTGCTTATGGCGGAGTTCTTGATAGATCCCTTGATTCTGAGAAGCTTAAGGACAGACTTAGGAAGATTCAGAATAAGACTGAAGAGGAACATAAACACAGACCTGTTTTCAGAGGGAGGGCCAAGGCAGAATGA
- a CDS encoding divergent PAP2 family protein has product MANFFYELFSNEIVMCPVSAWVTAQLLKTLIYTITYKEFNKERLLGDGGMPSSHSATVMSLVTIVGFTYGVSGYEFALAGILALITMHDAMGVRRETGKQAVVIKNLAELFEEMGKDIPDDEKLKVFVGHTPLQVIMGAILGVIVGCVFYGIIG; this is encoded by the coding sequence ATGGCGAATTTTTTTTACGAGCTTTTTAGTAACGAAATTGTAATGTGCCCAGTAAGTGCTTGGGTTACAGCACAGCTCCTCAAAACACTTATTTATACCATCACATACAAAGAATTCAATAAAGAAAGATTGCTTGGAGATGGTGGTATGCCAAGTTCACATTCAGCAACTGTAATGAGCCTTGTAACCATCGTAGGTTTTACCTATGGCGTATCCGGATATGAATTTGCTCTGGCCGGTATACTAGCTCTTATTACAATGCATGATGCCATGGGAGTAAGACGTGAGACCGGAAAACAGGCAGTCGTTATCAAGAATCTTGCAGAGCTCTTCGAAGAGATGGGCAAGGACATACCTGATGATGAGAAGCTTAAGGTCTTCGTAGGACATACTCCGCTTCAGGTTATAATGGGAGCAATCCTTGGTGTCATTGTTGGATGCGTATTCTATGGCATAATAGGATGA
- a CDS encoding HPr family phosphocarrier protein — translation MVSQKVVIKNPTGLHLRPAGILCKVAMRYKSLITFQVRENTANAKSVLSVLGAGVKCGDEIEFTCQGSDEEEALAGMVQAVEDGLGEK, via the coding sequence ATGGTAAGTCAGAAGGTAGTCATTAAGAATCCTACCGGGCTACACTTACGTCCAGCAGGCATTCTTTGCAAAGTGGCTATGAGATATAAATCACTGATCACTTTTCAGGTTAGAGAGAATACTGCTAATGCAAAAAGTGTATTAAGTGTACTCGGCGCAGGTGTTAAATGCGGTGATGAAATAGAATTCACATGTCAGGGAAGCGATGAAGAGGAAGCTCTTGCCGGCATGGTACAGGCTGTAGAAGACGGCCTTGGTGAAAAATAA